From Novosphingobium decolorationis, one genomic window encodes:
- a CDS encoding exodeoxyribonuclease VII small subunit — protein MDAQTPELDTLSFEDALRELETIVRQLESGEVPLEDSISLYEKGEKLRQHCQKRLDAAQARIEKIVTGPDGTPVSTQPFDTPER, from the coding sequence ATGGATGCCCAGACACCCGAACTCGACACGCTCAGCTTCGAAGACGCGCTGCGCGAACTGGAAACCATTGTGCGCCAGCTGGAAAGCGGTGAAGTGCCGCTGGAGGATTCGATCTCGCTCTATGAAAAGGGCGAGAAGCTGCGCCAGCACTGCCAGAAGCGGCTCGATGCCGCCCAGGCCCGGATCGAGAAGATCGTGACCGGACCCGACGGTACGCCCGTCTCCACCCAGCCTTTCGACACGCCGGAGCGCTGA
- a CDS encoding polyprenyl synthetase family protein — MGEGASGDSRLKEALVAIAGEVDGAFDALLPVPDDARARLYEAMRYAAIGGGKRLRPLLLTAVAGMYGVQREAAIRAAIALESIHVYSLIHDDLPCMDDDALRHGKPTLHLAFDESAAVLAGDSLHDFAFEVLSDPATSADPFTRIELVRVLATSSGAEGMAGGQMMDLVAETSEFDLHTITRLQQLKTGALLGAAVEMGAILGHVPPEGRTHLRSYARDIGLAFQIADDLIDHEGDAEVAGKAVGKDADAGKATFVSLMGAERARDQARMLVEQAVGHLSGHGEEADLLRSVARYIVERDH, encoded by the coding sequence GTGGGTGAGGGGGCTTCGGGCGATTCGCGGCTGAAAGAGGCACTGGTCGCGATTGCGGGCGAAGTGGACGGCGCGTTCGATGCGCTGCTGCCGGTACCCGACGATGCGCGTGCGCGTCTGTACGAGGCGATGCGCTATGCCGCGATTGGTGGGGGCAAGCGGCTGCGTCCGCTGCTTCTGACCGCGGTTGCGGGCATGTACGGTGTCCAGCGCGAGGCGGCGATCCGCGCGGCCATCGCGCTCGAATCGATCCACGTCTATTCACTGATCCACGATGACCTGCCGTGCATGGACGATGATGCCCTGCGCCACGGCAAGCCGACTCTTCACCTCGCTTTCGACGAATCGGCGGCGGTCCTGGCGGGCGATTCCCTGCACGACTTTGCGTTCGAGGTGCTGTCCGATCCGGCGACGAGCGCGGATCCCTTCACGCGCATCGAACTGGTGCGCGTGCTGGCGACCTCCAGCGGCGCCGAAGGCATGGCGGGCGGCCAGATGATGGATCTGGTGGCCGAAACGTCCGAATTCGACCTGCACACGATCACGCGCCTCCAGCAGCTCAAGACCGGGGCCCTGCTGGGCGCGGCAGTGGAGATGGGCGCGATCCTGGGCCATGTTCCGCCGGAGGGGCGCACGCACCTGCGCAGCTATGCCCGCGATATCGGGCTGGCCTTCCAGATCGCCGACGACCTGATCGATCATGAGGGCGACGCCGAAGTGGCGGGCAAGGCCGTGGGTAAGGATGCCGATGCCGGCAAGGCCACCTTTGTCTCGCTGATGGGCGCCGAGCGCGCGCGCGATCAGGCGCGCATGCTGGTGGAGCAGGCTGTCGGGCACTTGTCGGGGCATGGCGAGGAAGCCGATCTTCTGCGCAGCGTTGCGCGCTATATCGTCGAGCGC